A single Drechmeria coniospora strain ARSEF 6962 chromosome 03, whole genome shotgun sequence DNA region contains:
- a CDS encoding Extracellular membrane protein, 8-cysteine region, CFEM — protein MAIEFAPGVFPIPLPVEAVSLHANLSQLPSCAIPCVAESCPTSLLACLCGTDATKEDVDSCILASCTLPEALFSRNTTESVCGTAVRDDSIQFNMLNVALGAVTAVVVGTRILFRLFGSTGGYRHQHRLGADDWTCLLALLLGIPSTALMIFGLAKHGLGRDVWGLSLPDVTTFGIYFYVLEMMYVLLMALVKLTLSLFYLDIFSESTTLVRRLLWGTVVFQVAFALAFVVKVIFQCTPVSYYWTKFDLAADPEGHCIDMNASGWANAAIGVAVDIWLLAIPLTQVRKLNLHWKKKAGAVLMFMTGALVTVVSILRFQSIVYFASTTNPTWDQRGIVWWSTIEVNVGIVCTCMPSMRLVLLRLSPRVFGSGSSVASYTDPGSRHADRPRHHDDLGITDEEHGMRLEERHLGSTTELCKTPAVVEVHLDEGAHGDDDRNRHQNRGRSRGRSSGEDDCDPEEVDRAKERAAKTLSIELGEWNTRKG, from the exons ATGGCCATCGAATTCGCGCCGGGTGTGTTCCCGATTCCACTGCCGGTGGAAGCCGTTTCGTTGCATGCAAACCTTTCCCAACTGCCGTCCTGCGCG ATCCCCTGCGTCGCCGAATCATGTCCCACATCTCTTCTTGCCTGCCTTTGCGGGACCGACGCGACCAAGGAGGATGTCGACAGCTGCATCCTGGCCTCGTGCACCCTCCCTGAGGCACTCT TCTCGAGGAATACGACCGAGTCCGTGTGCGGGACCGCCGTCCGCGACGACTCGATCCAGTTCAACATGCTCAATGTCGCCCTCGGAGCtgtcaccgccgtcgtcgtcggcacccgcATCCTCTTTCGCCTCTTCGGCAGCACCGGCGGCTACCGACACCAGCACCggctcggtgccgacgatTGGACCTGCCTGTTGGCCCTGCTCCTCGGCATTCCGAGCACCGCTCTCATGAtcttcggcctcgccaaGCACGGACTAGGCCGAGACGTTTGGGGCCTGTCCCTGCCCGACGTGACGACCTTTGGCATCTACTTTTACGTACTCGAGATGATGTACGTCCTGCTCATGGCACTCGTCAAGCTGACCCTCTCGCTTTTCTACCTCGACATCTTCTCCGAAAGCACCACTCTCGTTCGCCGCCTGCTTTGGGGCACCGTTGTCTTCCAGGTCGCtttcgccctcgccttcgtcgtcaAGGTCATCTTCCAGTGCACGCCCGTGAGCTACTACTGGACCAAgttcgacctcgccgccgaccccGAGGGCCACTGCATCGACATGAACGCCTCGGGCTGGGCCaacgccgccatcggcgtcgccgtcgacatctGGCTGCTGGCCATCCCCTTGACCCAGGTTCGCAAGCTCAATCTGCACtggaagaagaaggcgggcGCGGTCCTGATGTTCATGACGGGCGCACT GGTCACCGTCGTGTCCATACTTCGCTTCCAATCCATCGTCTATTTTGCGAGCACCACGAACCCGACGTGGGACCAGCGTGGAATCGTCTGGTGGTCGACCATCGAGGTcaacgtcggcatcgtctgcacttgcatgcCCTCGATGCGCCTCGTCCTGCTGCGCCTGTCGCCTCGCGTcttcggctccggctcctcGGTCGCATCCTACACCGACCCGGGCTCGCGTCACGCCGACCGGCCGCGACAccacgacgacctcggcatCACCGACGAAGAGCACGGCATGAGGCTCGAGGAGCGTCATCTCGGCAGCACGACCGAGCTATGCAAAACGCCGGCCGTGGTGGAAGTTCACCTGGACGAGGGGgcgcatggcgacgacgatcgGAATCGGCATCAGAATAGGGGCAGGAGTAGGGGCAGGAGCAGCGGGGAGGACGACTGCGACCCGGAGGAGGTTGACCGTGCCAAGGAGCGGGCGGCCAAAACGCTCTCCATTGAGCTGGGCGAGTGGAATACCCGAAAAGGGTAG